The Solibacillus sp. FSL W7-1464 genome contains a region encoding:
- the tnpC gene encoding IS66 family transposase — MNDLGNASNEKVIQLLEEQLAYTKEQNKNLTKQIEALTEQIRQLTKALYGSKSEKSKYQAPDGQGSLFEDDPSFNEPEQTEEQSTETVSYTVTRKKTNKKRNDSFHEDIEIEEIHHHPANLACDCCLGEMVEFSSTLIREEAKFIPASLKRVQHFEHVYECKTCKNDALLKAQIKRGKAPQGPIQRSIAGPTVLAKLIYDKFIQYLPLYRQVNEWERHGLHTNDKNLSNWVIRVAEDWLQPLYNLMNQLLTAKSVLHIDETYAQIIKRSDGKPAQSNAYNWVCRSVQSEGPIIVLFKSALSRGRAVLEDLIKGFKGTVICDGYSAYGQLPHVQFANCWAHVRRYWLKADSKNGRIGVQYCDRLFHIERKIKHLSPEERVQVRQQEAKPIVDEFMDWIDRSPFFGKNAIAKAAEYTLSRSSELKVFLENGYVAIDNNPAENAIRPNVIGRKNWLFSVSEAGANANAICLSLAETAKANGIDFYQYLVKLMTELPNISFHQQPEILHNYMPWSENIQATCAK, encoded by the coding sequence GTGAATGATTTGGGAAACGCTTCAAATGAAAAAGTGATTCAATTATTGGAAGAACAATTAGCCTACACAAAAGAACAAAATAAAAATTTAACCAAACAAATTGAAGCATTGACTGAACAAATTCGCCAATTAACAAAAGCTTTATACGGTTCTAAATCAGAAAAATCAAAGTATCAAGCACCAGATGGACAAGGCTCATTATTTGAAGACGATCCGTCTTTTAACGAACCTGAGCAAACAGAAGAACAAAGCACCGAAACGGTTAGTTATACGGTTACTCGTAAAAAGACAAATAAAAAACGAAATGACTCGTTTCATGAGGATATAGAAATTGAAGAAATTCATCATCACCCAGCCAACTTAGCTTGTGACTGCTGTCTTGGGGAGATGGTAGAGTTCAGTTCAACGTTGATACGTGAAGAGGCAAAATTTATTCCAGCCTCCCTGAAGCGTGTGCAACATTTTGAACATGTGTATGAGTGCAAAACGTGTAAAAACGATGCCCTACTAAAAGCTCAAATTAAACGAGGTAAAGCACCGCAAGGTCCAATCCAAAGAAGCATTGCCGGTCCTACTGTTTTGGCAAAGCTTATCTACGATAAGTTTATCCAGTACTTACCTCTTTACCGTCAGGTAAATGAATGGGAGCGCCATGGACTACATACAAATGATAAAAATCTATCCAATTGGGTAATACGTGTGGCAGAGGATTGGCTTCAACCGCTTTATAATTTGATGAACCAATTATTAACGGCAAAATCTGTGTTGCATATAGATGAAACCTATGCACAAATAATTAAGCGTTCAGATGGAAAGCCAGCTCAATCAAACGCTTATAACTGGGTATGTCGCAGTGTACAAAGTGAAGGTCCCATTATCGTTCTATTTAAGAGCGCTCTTTCTCGAGGGCGCGCTGTATTAGAAGATTTAATTAAGGGATTCAAAGGCACTGTGATCTGTGATGGGTATTCAGCTTACGGTCAATTACCTCATGTTCAATTCGCCAACTGTTGGGCTCACGTACGCCGTTATTGGCTAAAAGCCGATAGTAAAAATGGACGAATAGGCGTGCAGTATTGCGATCGGCTGTTTCATATCGAACGAAAAATCAAACATCTTTCACCGGAAGAGCGCGTGCAAGTTCGCCAACAGGAAGCAAAACCGATCGTCGATGAATTTATGGATTGGATTGATCGTTCGCCTTTCTTCGGTAAAAATGCCATTGCGAAAGCAGCTGAATATACATTAAGCCGTTCATCGGAGTTAAAGGTTTTCCTTGAAAATGGGTATGTCGCCATTGATAACAATCCCGCTGAAAATGCCATTCGTCCAAATGTCATTGGTCGCAAAAACTGGCTCTTCTCCGTGAGTGAAGCAGGTGCTAATGCGAATGCCATTTGTTTGAGTTTGGCTGAAACGGCCAAAGCAAACGGAATTGATTTTTATCAGTACTTGGTAAAGCTGATGACGGAATTACCTAATATATCGTTTCATCAACAACCTGAGATTTTACATAATTACATGCCATGGTCAGAAAATATTCAAGCCACATGTGCAAAATAG